The following coding sequences are from one Ruminococcus flavefaciens AE3010 window:
- a CDS encoding ABC transporter ATP-binding protein encodes MNEYVNAVEIKGVTKKYDGFTLDNISFDIPKGCIMGFIGQNGAGKTTTIRSLLHITDINDGEIKLLGLDHIKDETAIKKRIAVVFDELPFHDVFNAKDMAKIFEGMYPEWDNDVYMKYIERFQLPQKKKIGQFSKGMKMKLQIACALSHNAELLVLDEATTGLDPVVRDEILHIFMEYLQNGERSILMSSHITSDLEKIADMVTFIDKGKILLTGYKDEIIEQHGILKCGKDKLKEIDTEDIVSIRTNNFGAEVMVTNRESASCKYRDCVIDPASLDDIMLYYVHRDTKEWS; translated from the coding sequence ATGAATGAATATGTAAACGCTGTTGAGATCAAGGGCGTTACAAAAAAATATGACGGCTTTACGCTGGATAATATAAGCTTTGATATACCTAAGGGCTGTATCATGGGCTTTATCGGGCAGAATGGTGCTGGCAAAACTACTACTATCCGCAGTTTGCTCCACATTACCGATATAAATGATGGCGAGATAAAACTGCTCGGTCTTGACCATATCAAGGACGAAACTGCGATAAAGAAGCGCATCGCCGTGGTATTTGATGAGCTGCCGTTCCATGATGTGTTCAATGCAAAAGATATGGCTAAGATTTTCGAAGGTATGTATCCGGAATGGGATAACGATGTATATATGAAATACATTGAGCGTTTTCAGCTGCCACAGAAAAAGAAGATAGGTCAGTTCTCCAAAGGTATGAAAATGAAATTGCAGATTGCCTGTGCGCTGTCCCATAATGCTGAGCTTCTTGTTTTGGACGAAGCAACTACAGGACTTGATCCTGTTGTACGTGACGAGATTCTGCACATTTTCATGGAGTATCTGCAAAACGGCGAGCGCTCGATACTCATGTCCTCGCATATCACCTCAGACCTTGAAAAGATAGCCGATATGGTGACATTCATCGACAAGGGAAAGATCCTGCTGACTGGCTATAAGGACGAGATCATCGAGCAGCACGGTATTCTCAAGTGCGGTAAGGACAAGCTGAAAGAAATTGACACTGAGGATATCGTCAGCATACGCACCAACAATTTTGGTGCAGAGGTCATGGTGACTAACCGTGAGAGTGCTTCCTGCAAATATCGTGACTGCGTGATAGACCCTGCAAGCCTTGACGATATCATGCTCTACTATGTACACCGTGACACAAAGGAGTGGTCATAA
- a CDS encoding ABC-2 transporter permease translates to MKLYRSLIYRELKLTRKRCILMLILFLLLSLLMLLPIMIGGLSGDSEMEEDLLSIVWLASGIVALTGGFLAGTNNGLQKADINSGWKRYSFILPPTAKQQALSDLLTKLCYILFFGLLSVAFLMVCKIVSGINTAVEGIDPICRMLNIYLGAVCAVMLVDIAYSYIMMFANDKNQLKLISALAFVGAGAVLKVFGLFPRMNKTEKPAEDGTMISEEAINKFETFLSSGKTTLCILAVFVVLCVLFFLAMWRSHERRES, encoded by the coding sequence ATGAAACTTTACAGATCGCTTATATATCGTGAATTGAAGCTGACTCGTAAGCGCTGCATCCTTATGCTGATACTGTTTCTTCTGCTGTCGCTGCTGATGCTGCTTCCAATAATGATTGGTGGACTATCAGGGGATTCAGAAATGGAAGAGGATCTGCTTAGTATAGTATGGCTTGCTTCTGGTATTGTCGCACTGACAGGCGGGTTCTTGGCAGGCACAAACAACGGCTTACAGAAAGCGGATATAAATTCAGGGTGGAAGCGGTATTCCTTTATCCTCCCACCGACTGCGAAACAGCAGGCGTTGTCCGATTTGCTGACAAAGCTATGCTATATCCTGTTCTTCGGACTGTTATCAGTTGCTTTTTTAATGGTTTGCAAAATCGTATCGGGTATCAACACTGCAGTAGAGGGAATTGATCCTATCTGCCGGATGCTGAATATTTATCTTGGAGCTGTCTGTGCTGTGATGCTTGTCGATATTGCATACAGCTATATCATGATGTTTGCAAACGATAAGAATCAGTTGAAGCTGATAAGCGCACTTGCTTTTGTAGGCGCGGGAGCTGTGCTTAAAGTTTTTGGTTTGTTTCCCAGAATGAATAAAACTGAGAAGCCTGCTGAGGACGGTACTATGATCTCGGAAGAAGCGATCAACAAATTTGAAACTTTTTTGAGTTCTGGGAAAACAACACTTTGCATATTAGCCGTTTTTGTTGTATTATGTGTATTATTCTTCCTTGCGATG